The Synchiropus splendidus isolate RoL2022-P1 chromosome 1, RoL_Sspl_1.0, whole genome shotgun sequence genome includes a window with the following:
- the kdr gene encoding vascular endothelial growth factor receptor 2 isoform X1, with translation MMARLVSKIPLLGLTLEICVIAAIDLRFMPGPPTMNITGTHHINKSDNLELTCRGRQYLKWTTPSTSSHFSITDCSGSGLFCTSLLISNATVNETGEYRCSYRDLRAEDGKMSTAAYVFVNDYRIPFIPSEKEYDVVFIREGEPVVIPCRGSLENLNVTLHTKYPNKDLYPYWMESLWDPKTGFTVPSHLISYAGVVYCQTRIENETFKSSLYIVVVVGYKIHDLTLTPDKVQLSVGERLVLTCTAHTEPQVGIMFNWTHSGEPLTSGYSSSRVHITANKKKLWNSLEMSNTLTIDNVTEEHTGKYTCTASSGQMKKSSSAVLKVYEKPFIDIKEPRTKVWEATVGQTFSSTTMILSAYPAPSFKWLKNNLPLKEVYRISQKKDTLTIHDVTEMDAGNYTIVLSNTGADRRLTFQLVVNYPPYIIDKDVATDSDIFPYGSSPTLRCTARGLPLPTHVQWQWMSKEDCPQAFISKSEGQISQCTAWRDITNTTGHNHIERISTDTDHAQKKIQGILKIQKAETHGIYRCTVHNKVGEDSRAIFFHVTRTLEITMSPSNEPLEEDQVVLHCKADKLQYTNLTWFRITNTSEVGRFPTVQPCRTLPLQAPLSQAVLTSSLGTNVSLDLTLPNASHHDDGLYVCQAENINTKKRTCLLRQLSLRDLKAARILNNFSDHKVNISATVALLCNATGTPTPTVQWMKNNQTVEEGSGVILGQNNHVLTIQRVKKEDSGLYTCTACNNLGCDSSHTNLSTEGAEDKTNVELIVPIGLVVIAMVFWLLIVFVIRGRKRSTGGEMKTGYLSMILDSEDMPMDEQCERLTYDANKWEFPRDRLKLGDPLGRGAFGQVVEAAAFGIEKVATCTTVAVKMLKEGATSSEYRALMSELKILIHIGHHLNVVNLLGACTKPGGPLMVIVEYCKHGNLSSYLKSKRREYSPYKVKRKRINSRRSSPAEEDVTEGDLGLGMSTQLEISTGTAVCSKALDNSAHADDESSDEDHLTMEDLICYSFQVAKGMEFLSSRKCIHRDLAARNILLSENNVVKICDFGLARDVYKDPDYVRKGDARLPLKWMAPETIFDRVYTTQSDVWSFGVLLWEIFSLGASPYPGVCIDESFCRRLKEGTRMRPPEYATTEIYQTMLDCWLAQPTDRPTFAELVEHLGDLLQASAQQDGKDYIPLTTENQAEVSPNHRDPYNRQQSQEMLGSQLHYDNAPSLGPSQSGERSSRPLSMKTFEDIPVQHSSVMESHMSNCMSCSPEEVKNMNQLPTTPNFSQLLRCKSKESVASESSNQTSGYQSGYHSDDADMPIYANEEAIMKHSMLKKPPHPNTPNKFSVEIRYSTPPV, from the exons ATGATGGCTCGATTGGTCTCCAAGATCCCTCTTTTGGGACTTACTCTGGAAATATGCGTCATTGCTG CCATTGATCTGCGTTTCATGCCTGGTCCACCAACAATGAACATAACAGGAACCCACCACATTAATAAGTCAGACAACCTTGAATTGACATGCAG AGGTCGACAGTACCTGAAGTGGACAACACCTTCAACAAGCTCCCACTTCTCCATCACCGACTGCAGTGGATCTGGGCTCTTCTGCACCAGCCTGCTGATCTCAAATGCCACTGTTAATGAGACAGGAGAGTACCGGTGCTCCTACAGAGACTTGAGAGCCGAAGATGGCAAAATGTCCACCGCTGCCTATGTGTTTGTTAACG ATTACCGGATTCCCTTCATACCATCGGAGAAAGAGTACGACGTGGTGTTCATCCGTGAGGGGGAGCCAGTGGTCATTCCATGTCGAGGATCTCTGGAGAATCTCAACGTCACACTTCATACT AAGTATCCAAACAAGGACCTTTATCCTTATTGGATGGAGTCTTTGTGGGACCCCAAGACTGGTTTCACCGTCCCCAGTCACCTGATCAGCTATGCTGGTGTGGTTTACTGCCAGACTCGTATTGAGAATGAGACCTTCAAGTCGTCGCTATACATTGTGGTCGTTGTCG GATACAAGATCCATGACCTCACTCTGACCCCTGATAAGGTCCAGCTTTCTGTGGGGGAGCGTTTGGTGCTGACCTGCACTGCCCACACTGAGCCGCAAGTGGGAATCATGTTCAACTGGACTCACTCAGGCGAACCTCTG actTCTGGCTACAGCTCTAGCCGGGTTCACATTACAGCCAACAAAAAGAAACTGTGGAACTCGCTGGAGATGTCCAACACGCTCACCATCGACAATGTGACAGAAGAACATACAGGAAAGTACACATGCACTGCATCCAGTGGACAGATGAAGAAAAGCAGTTCAGCAGTTCTTAAAGTTTACG AAAAGCCATTCATCGACATCAAGGAACCGAGGACGAAGGTTTGGGAGGCGACGGTGGGACAGACATTCTCTTCCACCACCATGATTTTGTCAGCATATCCGGCTCCCAGTTTTAAATG GTTAAAAAACAACCTCCCTTTGAAAGAAGTCTACAGgatcagtcagaagaaagacacACTCACTATTCATGATGTGACAGAGATGGATGCTGGGAATTACACCATCGTGCTGTCTAATACGGGAGCAGATCGGAGACTTACATTTCAACTTGTGGTCAATT ATCCTCCGTATATCATCGACAAAGACGTGGCCACCGACAGTGACATCTTCCCTTATGGAAGCAGCCCCACGCTCAGGTGCACAGCCCGAGGGCTGCCCCTGCCAACACACGTCCAGTGGCAGTGGATGTCTAAAGAAGACTGCCCCCAGGCGTTTAT CTCCAAATCCGAGGGGCAGATATCGCAGTGCACGGCTTGGAGAGACATCACCAACACCACTGGGCACAACCACATTGAGCGGATCTCCACAGACACAGATCACGCTCAGAAG aaaatacagGGCATATTGAAGATTCAGAAGGCAGAAACTCATGGTATCTACAGATGCACTGTGCACAACAAAGTTGGAGAAGACTCACGTGCCATCTTTTTCCATGTGACCC GGACTCTGGAGATAACCATGTCTCCATCCAACGAGCCTCTTGAAGAAGACCAGGTGGTCCTTCACTGTAAAGCCGACAAACTGCAGTACACAAACCTGACCTGGTTTCGAATTACCAACACCTCAGAAGTGGGCCGGTTTCCTACGGTGCAGCCTTGTCGCACTTTACCCCTGCAGGCACCTTTGTCCCAGGCTGTGCTGACCAGTTCACTGGGCACTAATGTCAGTCTGGACCTCACGCTGCCCAATGCATCTCATCATGATGACGGACTGTACGTCTGCCAGGCGGAAAACATCAACACTAAGAAAAGAACATGTCTACTGCGGCAGCTGTCTCTCAGAG ATCTGAAAGCTGCAAGAATCCTGAACAATTTTTCAGACCACAAAGTCAACATAAGTGCCACCGTTGCGCTTctttgtaacgccactggaacCCCGACACCAACTGTGCAGTGGATGAAAAACAATCAGACGGTAGAGGAGGGTTCAG GCGTGATTCTGGGTCAAAACAACCACGTTCTGACGATCCAACGAGTGAAGAAGGAGGACAGCGGCCTCTACACTTGCACCGCGTGCAACAACCTCGGCTGTGACAGCTCACACACCAACTTGTCGACTGAAG GTGCAGAGGACAAGACGAATGTGGAGCTGATCGTCCCCATTGGCTTGGTGGTCATCGCCATGGTTTTTTGGTTGCTGATCGTCTTTGTAATCCGTGGAAGAAAGAGG TCAACTGGAGGGGAAATGAAGACCGGCTACCTGTCCATGATCCTGGACTCGGAGGACATGCCCATGGATGAGCAGTGTGAAAGACTCACCTATGATGCCAATAAATGGGAATTCCCTCGAGACAGACTGAAGCTTG GTGACCCACTGGGTCGAGGAGCGTTCGGCCAGGTTGTGGAAGCTGCAGCCTTTGGCATTGAAAAGGTCGCCACCTGCACCACTGTTGCTGTGAAGATGCTGAAAG AGGGCGCTACGTCCAGCGAGTACCGCGCCTTGATGTCGGAGTTGAAGATTCTCATTCACATTGGACATCATCTCAATGTTGTCAATCTGCTGGGAGCCTGTACCAAACCTGGAG GACCCTTGATGGTGATCGTAGAATACTGTAAACATGGAAATCTCTCCAGCTACCTGAAGAGCAAGCGGAGAGAATACAGCCCATATAAGGTGAAG AGGAAGAGAATCAATAGCCGGAGGTCGTCTCCTGCTGAAGAGGATGTCACTGAAGGGGATCTGGGTCTGGGGATGAGTACCCAGCTGGAGATCTCCACAGGGACGGCAGTCTGCTCCAAAGCTTTGGACAACAGTGCACATGCTGACGACG AGAGCTCAGATGAAGACCATCTCACCATGGAGGACCTAATATGCTACAGCTTCCAGGTTGCCAAGGGAATGGAGTTTTTGTCCTCCCGCAAG TGCATCCACAGAGATCTTGCAGCCAGAAATATCCTGCTATCAGAGAACAACGTGGTGAAGATATGTGACTTCGGACTGGCTCGAGATGTCTACAAAGATCCTGACTATGTGCGCAAGGGAGAT GCCCGTCTGCCCCTGAAGTGGATGGCTCCTGAGACCATCTTTGACCGCGTGTACACCACACAGAGTGATGTTTGGTCCTTTGGGGTCCTTCTCTGGGAGATCTTCTCTCTGG GAGCCTCTCCTTATCCTGGGGTTTGCATCGATGAGTCGTTCTGCAGGAGGCTCAAGGAGGGGACCAGGATGAGGCCTCCAGAATACGCCACCACAGAGAT CTACCAGACCATGCTGGACTGCTGGTTGGCTCAGCCCACTGACAGGCCAACGTTTGCAGAGTTGGTGGAACATCTGGGAGACCTGCTACAGGCCAGCGCCCAACAG GATGGGAAGGACTACATCCCTTTGACTACAGAAAACCAGGCAGAAGTATCCCCCAACCACAGGGACCCCTACAACAGGCAGCAGAGTCAAGAAATGTTGGGGTCTCAGCTTCATTATGACAACGCTCCATCCTTGGG ACCTTCACAGTCAGGTGAACGCAGCAGCAGGCCGCTCAGTATGAAGACGTTTGAAGACATTCCAGTGCAGCACAGCAGTGTCATG GAGAGTCACATGAGCAACTGTATGAGCTGTTCACCAGAGGAagtgaaaaatatgaatcaacTTCCAACAACCCCTAACTTCAG CCAACTGCTTCGCTGTAAGAGTAAAGAGTCAGTAGCCTCGGAGTCGTCCAATCAGACGAGTGGATACCAGTCCGGCTACCACTCAGATGACGCCGACATGCCAATCTACGCCAACGAAGAGGCTATCATGAAGCACAGCATGCTGAAGAAGCCCCCTCACCCCAACACACCCAATAAATTCAGCGTGGAGATCCGGTACAGCACGCCACCTGTCTGA